The following proteins come from a genomic window of Trifolium pratense cultivar HEN17-A07 linkage group LG4, ARS_RC_1.1, whole genome shotgun sequence:
- the LOC123882121 gene encoding heavy metal-associated isoprenylated plant protein 35-like, with protein sequence MNDIGGQRKAEAVLLLLSLSHYTSTKPIHLGLLHFLLLTFIFISTFQNHHHFSLMDATSQPLKYQTWFLKVSIHCEGCKRKVKKVLQSIEGVFTTTIDPQQQKVTVTGNVAVETLIRKLAKAGKHAEVLPENLPGKGKDSNKAKNNKKNEQKNQEAQQKQNHSSANSTESKSNHSSVKNRGTENAEKCKGENNSSSNTKTKGLPEKSPAGGKGPEAENKGGQTGGGDSGKKKMKKVQSGGGTGTGTGNNGLSSASTGAPAHTGSEFQYPGQVVGQVNLSPTRQQPYMFYPETCYPPLVHYATYNRLCPIGTMACPSYYVPPLPYMCSGLDRDPYHQFQSTPLIPFEFFSDENANGCSIM encoded by the exons ATGAATGATATCGGAGGGCAGAGGAAAGCAGAAGCAGTGTTACTTCTTCTGTCATTGTCACATTATACTTCAACCAAACCCATCCATCTTGGCCtgcttcattttcttcttctcactttcattttcatttcaacTTTTCAAAACCACCACCACTTCTCTCTAATGGATGCTACTTCACAACCATTGAAGTATCAG ACATGGTTCTTGAAAGTCTCTATCCACTGTGAAGGTTGTAAGAGAAAAGTAAAGAAAGTTCTTCAAAGCATTGAAG GAGTTTTTACTACAACAATAGATCCACAACAGCAAAAAGTAACGGTCACCGGAAATGTTGCTGTCGAGACTCTGATTAGGAAACTGGCTAAAGCCGGAAAACATGCCGAGGTTTTGCCGGAGAATCTTCCCGGGAAAGGAAAGGATTCAAACAAAGCTAAGAACAATAAGAAGAATGAACAAAAAAACCAAGAAGCTCAGCAAAAGCAAAACCACTCTTCTGCAAATAGTACTGAATCTAAGTCTAACCATAGCTCTGTCAAAAACAGAGGAACTGAAAATGCTGAAAAATGCAAAGGTGAAAACAATAGTAGTAGCAACACAAAAACTAAGGGGTTGCCGGAGAAGTCTCCGGCAGGCGGTAAGGGACCGGAAGCAGAAAACAAAGGTGGTCAAACTGGTGGAGGTGATTCTGgtaagaagaagatgaagaaagtTCAGAGTGGTGGTGGAACTGGAACAGGAACAGGAAACAATGGGTTGAGTTCAGCATCTACTGGTGCACCAGCACATACAGGATCAGAATTTCAGTATCCAGGTCAGGTTGTGGGACAAGTGAATCTCAGCCCTACACGTCAGCAACCGTACATGTTTTATCCAGAAACATGTTATCCTCCTTTGGTACATTATGCAACTTACAACAGATTATGTCCCATTGGAACAATGGCTTGTCCTTCTTACTATGTTCCACCATTACCCTACATGTGTTCAGGCCTTGACCGTGACCCTTATCATCAGTTTCAATCTACACCTTTGATTCCCTTTGAGTTCTTCAGTGATGAAAATGCAAATGGGTGTTCTATTATGTAA